aattttattaaaataattaatcgatattttttaaaaaaattaactaatattacTGCgtcaaaaaaaattcttaaatgaTAACTGagctaagaaaataattaagagctcaattgattaaaaattaaagatacaTGAAACtatagataaattaaaaaaaaaaagggaataAATAATGCATTTTGCTCACCGACACAGCGACATTTATACCTGTTAGAATATGACCGAAATGATCAAAGTATTATAAGGCTTCACTCTCATCTAAATAAAAGTGCAAGGACTAAATcggcaaaaataaaaatacggGGGCAAATATTTGTTATTCCAGAGTATAACACACATGCAAGCCATtcccccaaaaaaaaaaataaaaaaaaatcatcaatCAAACAATTCGACATCCTTAAGAATATCCAAAGGCATCCAAAACTTCCTTACCAAACACAACCATACATAATTaactagaaaatataaaataaaataaaattccatCACAGACAAAAATTAGACTTCTTTTTTAGAAGAAAAGCACAATAACAAGACCCGTTTTATCAAAATCCGACCCGATTGATTGATCAGTCATCCCCCGCCGCTGCCTCCTCGTCctgatcatcatcatcatcatgcACCAGGAGCAGCATCTTTGACCTTACTCTGCAAGTACCCACCATACTCTCTAGCATAGTCCTTAACATGACTAGCCGTATCATAAATCCGGCTACGGGCATAATCAAACCGATCTGAACCAGGCGGGTGCATACCTCTATAATACCTATACATCCAAGACAATCCACCAATAGTAGCCACCAAGAACCCGCAAACGGAAAAGAACCCAGCAGCAGCAAAGAACAGAAGAACACCAATAGGGAACCATATGGGGCTCGAAACAATAATCAAAGGAGTGAAAAAGACAAGACCCATGACAAGAGCAGTGACAGTGATCCCTATAAGAAGGAGGAGAATGGAACCAGAGATAAGAAGAGT
The Ricinus communis isolate WT05 ecotype wild-type chromosome 1, ASM1957865v1, whole genome shotgun sequence DNA segment above includes these coding regions:
- the LOC8264538 gene encoding oleosin G → MADRDRASNPAQRPTRTATSNATPNNHVSTFLRKLQSHAPNSTQFMGILTLLISGSILLLLIGITVTALVMGLVFFTPLIIVSSPIWFPIGVLLFFAAAGFFSVCGFLVATIGGLSWMYRYYRGMHPPGSDRFDYARSRIYDTASHVKDYAREYGGYLQSKVKDAAPGA